The following proteins come from a genomic window of Pseudomonas sp. WJP1:
- the rbfA gene encoding 30S ribosome-binding factor RbfA, whose amino-acid sequence MAKEYSRTQRIGDQMQRELAQLIRREVKDPRVGLVTITAVEVSRDVGHAKIFITVMGQDSHEDIAQSIKVLNSAAGFLRMQLAREMKLRSVPQLHFHYDESVVRGAHLSALIERAVAEDNQHSVAAQAEDTKE is encoded by the coding sequence ATGGCAAAAGAATACAGCCGTACCCAACGTATCGGCGATCAGATGCAGCGCGAGCTGGCACAACTGATCCGTCGTGAAGTCAAAGACCCGCGCGTCGGCCTGGTCACCATTACCGCTGTGGAAGTCAGCCGTGACGTCGGTCACGCCAAGATCTTCATCACCGTTATGGGTCAGGACAGCCACGAAGACATCGCGCAAAGCATCAAGGTGCTCAACTCCGCCGCCGGTTTCCTGCGCATGCAGCTGGCTCGCGAGATGAAGCTGCGCAGCGTTCCGCAGTTACACTTCCACTACGATGAAAGCGTCGTGCGCGGTGCGCATCTGTCGGCCTTGATCGAGCGCGCAGTGGCTGAAGACAACCAGCACTCGGTTGCGGCACAAGCCGAAGACACCAAGGAGTAA
- the rpsO gene encoding 30S ribosomal protein S15 gives MALDVQEKAQIVADYQQAVGDTGSPEVQVALLTANINKLQGHFKANGKDHHSRRGLIRMVNQRRKLLDYLKGKDVSRYSALIARLGLRR, from the coding sequence ATGGCTCTCGACGTTCAAGAAAAAGCTCAAATCGTAGCTGACTACCAGCAAGCTGTTGGTGACACTGGTTCGCCAGAAGTGCAAGTTGCACTGCTGACCGCCAACATCAACAAACTGCAAGGTCACTTCAAGGCCAACGGTAAAGACCACCACTCCCGTCGTGGTCTGATCCGCATGGTTAACCAGCGTCGTAAGCTGCTGGACTACCTGAAAGGCAAGGACGTGAGCCGTTACAGCGCTCTGATCGCTCGCCTGGGTCTGCGTCGCTAA
- the pnp gene encoding polyribonucleotide nucleotidyltransferase: MNPVIKKFQFGQSTVTLETGRIARQASGAVLVTVDDDVSVLVTVVGAKQADPGKGFFPLSVHYQEKTYAAGKIPGGFFKREGRPSEKETLTSRLIDRPIRPLFPEGFMNEVQVVCTVVSTSKKTDPDIAAMIGTSAALAISGIPFDGPIGAARVAFHESTGYLLNPTYEQQAASSLDMVVAGTSDAVLMVESEAKELTEDQMLGAVLFAHDEFQVVINAVKELAAEAAKPTWTWAPAPEATELLGAIRAEFGEAISQAYTITVKADRYARLGELKDQVVAKLSGEEGQPSSSEVKAAFGEIEYRTVRENIVNGKPRIDGRDTKTVRPLNIEVGVLPKTHGSALFTRGETQALVVATLGTARDAQLLDTLEGEKKDPFMLHYNFPPFSVGECGRMGGAGRREIGHGRLARRSVSAMLPAAADFPYTIRVVSEITESNGSSSMASVCGASLALMDAGVPMKAPVAGIAMGLVKEGEKFAVLTDILGDEDHLGDMDFKVAGTAKGVTALQMDIKIKGITEEIMEIALGQALEARLNILGQMNQIIGQSRTELSANAPTMIAMKIDTDKIRDVIGKGGATIRAICEETKASIDIEDDGSIKIFGETKEAAEAARQRVLGITAEAEIGKIYVGKVERIVDFGAFVNILPGKDGLVHISMLSDARVEKVTDILKEGQEVEVLVLDVDNRGRIKLSIKDVAAAKASGV; this comes from the coding sequence GTGAACCCGGTAATCAAAAAATTCCAGTTCGGTCAGTCGACCGTTACCCTCGAGACTGGCCGTATCGCCCGTCAGGCCTCCGGCGCAGTATTGGTCACCGTTGACGACGACGTCAGCGTATTGGTGACCGTCGTTGGTGCCAAGCAAGCCGATCCAGGCAAGGGTTTCTTCCCTCTGTCCGTTCACTACCAGGAAAAGACTTACGCTGCCGGTAAGATCCCTGGCGGTTTCTTCAAGCGCGAAGGCCGTCCTTCCGAGAAAGAAACCCTGACTTCCCGACTGATCGACCGTCCGATCCGTCCGCTGTTCCCTGAAGGCTTCATGAACGAAGTGCAGGTTGTCTGCACCGTCGTGTCCACCAGCAAGAAGACCGATCCGGACATCGCTGCGATGATCGGTACCTCGGCTGCCCTGGCCATCTCCGGCATTCCTTTCGATGGCCCGATCGGCGCTGCCCGCGTTGCCTTCCACGAAAGCACCGGCTACCTGCTGAACCCGACTTACGAGCAGCAAGCTGCTTCGAGCCTGGACATGGTCGTTGCCGGTACTTCGGACGCTGTGCTGATGGTTGAATCGGAAGCCAAAGAGCTGACCGAAGACCAGATGCTGGGCGCGGTACTGTTCGCTCACGACGAGTTCCAGGTTGTGATCAACGCCGTTAAAGAACTGGCCGCTGAAGCTGCCAAGCCAACCTGGACCTGGGCTCCTGCGCCAGAAGCCACCGAACTGCTGGGCGCTATCCGTGCCGAGTTCGGCGAAGCGATCTCCCAGGCCTACACCATCACCGTCAAGGCTGACCGTTACGCTCGCCTGGGTGAGCTGAAGGATCAGGTTGTTGCCAAACTGTCCGGTGAAGAAGGCCAGCCTTCTTCCAGCGAAGTCAAAGCGGCTTTCGGCGAAATCGAATACCGCACCGTTCGCGAAAACATCGTTAACGGCAAGCCACGTATCGACGGTCGCGACACCAAGACCGTACGTCCGCTGAACATCGAAGTCGGTGTTCTGCCAAAAACCCACGGTTCGGCTCTGTTCACCCGTGGCGAAACCCAGGCTCTGGTAGTCGCGACTCTGGGTACTGCCCGTGATGCACAGCTGCTGGACACCCTGGAAGGCGAGAAGAAAGACCCGTTCATGCTGCACTACAACTTCCCTCCGTTCTCGGTAGGCGAGTGTGGTCGCATGGGTGGCGCCGGTCGTCGTGAAATCGGTCACGGCCGTCTGGCCCGTCGTTCGGTTTCGGCCATGTTGCCTGCCGCTGCCGACTTCCCGTACACCATCCGTGTGGTATCGGAAATCACCGAATCCAACGGTTCGAGCTCGATGGCTTCCGTTTGCGGCGCTTCCCTGGCGCTGATGGACGCTGGTGTACCGATGAAGGCGCCGGTTGCCGGTATCGCCATGGGTCTGGTTAAAGAGGGCGAGAAGTTCGCCGTCCTGACCGACATCCTCGGTGACGAAGACCACCTGGGCGACATGGACTTCAAGGTAGCCGGTACGGCCAAAGGTGTGACCGCGCTGCAGATGGACATCAAGATCAAGGGCATCACCGAAGAGATCATGGAAATCGCCCTGGGCCAAGCCCTGGAAGCGCGCCTGAACATCCTCGGCCAGATGAACCAGATCATTGGCCAGTCGCGTACCGAACTGTCGGCCAACGCTCCTACCATGATCGCGATGAAAATCGACACCGACAAAATCCGTGATGTCATCGGTAAAGGCGGCGCGACCATTCGTGCGATCTGTGAAGAGACCAAGGCTTCGATCGACATCGAAGACGACGGCTCGATCAAGATCTTCGGCGAAACCAAGGAAGCTGCAGAAGCTGCACGTCAGCGCGTTCTGGGTATCACCGCTGAAGCCGAAATCGGCAAGATCTACGTGGGTAAAGTTGAACGCATCGTCGACTTCGGCGCATTCGTCAACATCCTGCCTGGCAAGGACGGCCTGGTTCACATCTCCATGCTGAGCGATGCTCGCGTCGAGAAAGTGACCGACATCCTGAAAGAAGGCCAGGAAGTGGAAGTGCTGGTACTGGACGTGGACAACCGCGGCCGTATCAAGCTGTCCATCAAGGACGTAGCAGCAGCCAAGGCCTCGGGCGTTTAA
- the truB gene encoding tRNA pseudouridine(55) synthase TruB, whose translation MAQVKRIRRNVSGIILLDKPLGFTSNAALQKVRWLLNAEKAGHTGSLDPLATGVLPLCFGEATKFSQYLLDSDKGYETLAQLGKTTTTADAEGEVLQERPVTVGRADIEAVLPQFRGQISQIPPMYSALKRDGQPLYKLARAGEVVEREPRSVTITRLELLAFEGDTARLAVDCTKGTYIRTLVEDIGEQLGCGAYVAELRRTQAGPFTLAQTVTLEELEAVHAEGGNEAVDRFLMPSDSGLLDWPLLQFSEASAFYWLNGQPVRAPDAPKFGMVRVQDHNGRFIGIGEVSEDGRIAPRRLIRSE comes from the coding sequence GTGGCTCAGGTCAAACGTATCCGTCGTAACGTCAGCGGCATCATCCTGCTCGACAAGCCGCTGGGGTTCACCTCCAACGCCGCCTTGCAGAAGGTCCGCTGGTTGCTCAACGCCGAGAAGGCCGGACACACCGGCAGCCTCGATCCGCTGGCCACCGGCGTGTTGCCGCTGTGCTTCGGTGAGGCCACCAAGTTCTCGCAATACCTGCTCGATTCCGACAAGGGTTACGAAACCCTGGCGCAACTGGGCAAGACCACCACCACGGCAGATGCCGAAGGTGAGGTTTTGCAGGAGCGCCCGGTGACCGTTGGTCGCGCCGATATCGAAGCTGTGTTGCCGCAATTTCGTGGGCAAATCAGTCAGATACCGCCGATGTACTCGGCTCTCAAGCGTGATGGGCAACCCCTGTACAAGCTGGCCCGTGCAGGTGAAGTAGTGGAGCGCGAACCGCGTTCTGTTACTATTACGCGCTTGGAATTGCTGGCCTTCGAAGGGGATACTGCGCGGCTTGCGGTGGATTGCACCAAAGGCACCTATATTCGCACCCTGGTGGAGGATATCGGTGAGCAACTCGGTTGTGGCGCTTACGTTGCAGAACTGCGACGTACCCAGGCCGGGCCATTCACCCTGGCGCAGACCGTTACCCTCGAAGAGCTGGAAGCGGTACATGCCGAAGGCGGCAACGAGGCGGTCGACCGCTTCCTGATGCCATCGGACAGCGGCCTGCTGGATTGGCCACTGTTGCAGTTCTCGGAAGCGAGCGCGTTCTACTGGCTCAATGGCCAGCCGGTACGCGCCCCGGATGCCCCGAAGTTCGGCATGGTACGGGTACAGGATCACAATGGTCGCTTCATCGGTATCGGTGAAGTGAGCGAAGACGGGCGCATCGCGCCACGTCGATTGATTCGGTCAGAATGA